One Novipirellula galeiformis DNA segment encodes these proteins:
- a CDS encoding BatA domain-containing protein gives MTFLNATLMLGLAAIAVPIVLHFLSRREPKKVLFPSLRFLTQRYETNRSRLQIRRWWLLALRIAALAAVAFAFARPIIHQSLSLTWITIGLLAAAGVGLLILAGLAVSRGHSAPLRYALASIAILALLTALLWGGLTYAMGPRPATDSATPIALAIVIDNSATANWKTNDDDRIGRIKSLADWIVARVPRTSRIAVVDRSPSPASFALDSSSAISQIEQTDPLAVAQPITGRIEAAIRLVQSSDLSSRAVIVISDLSESSWQDAIDSDATRQLTATDPAVNLTLFDLGDFAGTNRFLSSLQVSDLTPPASTAVSISARVGLSGNLADQTQSLTAELQMYDSDPGLPLLRDGQIQRPTLRSVDRTNVRLSGTGTSEILLTAPPMETGTHHGQIRLVGTDPLEIDDVRYFSIEVLPASPILIVSESDEEAQVLGQSITAPLLIDDPNAEYHVETIRYRDFAVVRLADFAAVMLLDPPNHALHDPQLKQYLTQGGGVFVALGPAAEATSTVSPTWPKLVRRWRIPSPGTFFQPLNQSHPLLSPLSEISGGVPWNQFRIAQYWQLETDPKKPAATRTLATFAGTEHALLMEIINSDTPSQGRVVMMTTPIPALANTTRPWNDLFSGNDAWPAFLLVRQLADYLTQRTAAIRSPLVGQPHTIPIDTSVARSATTRASATAEDSSPEPQLAPQASERLTQRFQLFPPGDTGVVPIDVDIDVNQFTVTNLNVPGTYWVRGKGLNSGFSANLADTATRLTRVDPDALLAAFANEEVRLITAREEIDLSGDQDNQRVSLHSPAMLLALIVFLLEQILGNRFYRNRDSSRSPSGVSSATQGATT, from the coding sequence GTGACATTCTTAAATGCCACTCTGATGCTCGGTCTCGCGGCAATCGCCGTCCCGATCGTGCTGCATTTTTTGTCGCGCCGCGAACCGAAGAAGGTGCTCTTTCCATCGCTGCGTTTTTTAACCCAGCGATACGAAACCAATCGCAGCCGTTTGCAAATCCGCCGATGGTGGTTGCTCGCACTACGCATTGCAGCGTTGGCGGCAGTCGCGTTTGCCTTCGCTCGGCCCATCATCCACCAATCTCTCTCACTGACCTGGATCACGATCGGTTTGCTCGCTGCGGCCGGCGTGGGGTTACTTATCCTAGCCGGCTTGGCCGTTTCCCGTGGTCATTCTGCCCCGCTGCGTTATGCGTTGGCCAGTATCGCGATCCTCGCCCTGCTGACGGCGCTACTGTGGGGCGGCCTGACCTACGCGATGGGACCGCGTCCGGCGACCGATTCGGCCACCCCGATTGCCCTGGCCATTGTGATCGACAATTCCGCCACAGCGAACTGGAAAACCAACGACGACGATCGCATCGGGCGAATCAAATCGTTGGCCGACTGGATCGTCGCCCGCGTGCCACGCACCAGTCGAATTGCGGTCGTCGATCGGTCGCCCAGCCCAGCGTCGTTTGCCCTGGACAGCAGCAGTGCGATTTCGCAAATCGAGCAAACCGATCCGCTTGCCGTCGCCCAGCCGATCACCGGGCGTATCGAAGCAGCGATCCGTCTGGTGCAATCGAGCGATTTGTCATCGCGAGCGGTGATCGTGATCAGTGACCTCAGCGAATCAAGCTGGCAAGATGCAATCGATAGCGACGCCACAAGACAATTAACGGCAACCGACCCGGCCGTGAACTTGACGCTATTTGACCTAGGTGACTTTGCGGGCACCAACCGGTTTCTCTCGTCGCTTCAAGTTTCCGACTTGACGCCCCCTGCCTCGACGGCCGTTTCGATTTCGGCACGTGTGGGTTTGTCGGGTAACCTTGCAGACCAAACGCAATCGCTCACCGCCGAGCTACAAATGTACGATTCCGATCCGGGGTTGCCGTTGTTGCGTGACGGCCAAATCCAACGACCGACGCTGCGCAGTGTCGATCGCACCAATGTTCGTTTGAGCGGAACCGGTACCAGCGAAATCTTATTGACCGCGCCTCCCATGGAGACCGGTACGCATCATGGTCAAATCCGCTTGGTCGGCACGGACCCACTGGAGATCGATGACGTGCGTTACTTTTCGATCGAAGTCTTACCCGCCTCGCCGATTTTGATCGTCAGCGAAAGCGACGAAGAAGCTCAAGTGCTCGGACAATCGATCACCGCGCCGTTGTTGATCGACGATCCCAACGCCGAGTACCACGTCGAGACGATTCGTTATCGCGATTTCGCCGTCGTCCGGCTCGCCGATTTTGCCGCCGTGATGTTGCTAGACCCACCCAATCACGCACTCCATGATCCTCAGTTGAAGCAGTATCTCACTCAGGGAGGTGGCGTATTTGTGGCGTTGGGACCGGCCGCCGAAGCGACGTCCACCGTATCCCCAACGTGGCCCAAACTCGTTCGTCGCTGGCGAATCCCTTCGCCGGGCACGTTTTTTCAACCGCTAAACCAATCTCACCCATTGCTCTCCCCGCTCAGCGAGATCTCCGGCGGCGTGCCTTGGAACCAATTTCGAATCGCTCAGTATTGGCAACTTGAAACGGATCCCAAAAAACCAGCTGCGACACGCACGCTGGCCACGTTTGCAGGCACCGAACACGCTTTGTTGATGGAGATCATCAACTCCGACACCCCATCCCAAGGCCGTGTGGTGATGATGACCACCCCGATCCCAGCGTTGGCCAATACGACCCGTCCTTGGAACGATTTGTTTAGCGGCAACGACGCCTGGCCGGCGTTCTTGCTGGTTCGACAATTAGCCGATTATTTGACCCAGCGGACCGCTGCGATACGGTCGCCTTTGGTCGGTCAACCTCACACCATCCCCATCGACACGTCGGTCGCAAGGTCAGCGACCACGCGTGCCTCGGCCACGGCGGAGGATTCCTCTCCGGAACCACAGCTTGCACCGCAAGCGAGCGAACGGCTGACACAGCGATTTCAATTGTTTCCCCCCGGCGATACCGGGGTGGTTCCGATTGATGTCGACATCGATGTCAATCAATTCACGGTCACCAACCTCAATGTGCCTGGAACGTATTGGGTCCGTGGGAAAGGACTCAACTCCGGCTTCTCGGCGAATCTAGCGGATACGGCCACCCGGCTAACCCGTGTCGATCCCGATGCGCTGTTAGCGGCATTTGCTAACGAAGAGGTGCGTTTAATCACCGCGCGTGAAGAGATCGACCTCAGCGGCGACCAAGACAATCAACGGGTCTCGCTGCACTCCCCCGCGATGTTGTTGGCATTGATTGTGTTTCTGTTGGAGCAAATCTTGGGCAACCGTTTCTATCGCAATCGTGACTCGAGCCGTTCCCCCAGCGGGGTTTCGTCGGCCACGCAGGGAGCGACCACGTGA
- a CDS encoding glutamine amidotransferase has product MSSFLIEPIYDSAIVAVMVSLIVAAVLVLVTPPTENRFHRRCLIALRGLAAFILMLALFRPGLVQTDTRPADATLVVAVDTSRSMTFPDDERGDRWTHQQQAWRELASGIAALDESMSVRLLGYDKTATALDDASPTALDTITPKGDLTDLASAATATIAAAQGQPLAGVVLMGDGTQTAPIAGAGAERIAQTLKTWGVPLWTVPIGPAGGQSANRDVGIDALPESFSLFAKNEFEVNFQVQLRGLAGTEVPLRLLWIDEQGKETVAAERRVIAEKASEVKGMTIQVIAPDPGVYRLNVEVAPQSGEWVTSNNTQTAFVNVREGGGRILYLEGTARMEQTYLRAALRRFPDLDLTYQWIPSDTASRWPVGMRDWFQKGKFDIYIIGDLDADAIGRKQLEQLAQTVSEGAGLVMLGGYHNYDAGGYANSPLADVLPIKLDASRRIDIASDRGASVRQQIEGPITMNLARAHPITDLGGSDPAKIWASLPPLPGANRFVGPKVAPGVQVLLETPEKDPLLVVGEYGQGRTAAIAFDSTWRWWREGQSEVYRRFWRQVALWLLSRQEDSGDRIVIELDSRRFANEDQTEFRARFTSLAPEPSAEPSPEPWIAEVIDANQQVTVITDTAKSTQAGGQSMSGKIPELAPGYYRLRIQPENEKSNLKAETLAFQVIDQSREMVMPVADPGYLRQLAEITQEHGGGAFSFEQIDQLVQRIADRRQQAEAPVVEKHTLGDDPLSGWLLFVVFAGALSTEWTLRRRWGLV; this is encoded by the coding sequence GTGAGTTCCTTTTTAATCGAGCCAATTTACGACTCCGCCATCGTCGCCGTCATGGTGTCGTTGATCGTCGCAGCCGTGCTGGTGCTGGTAACACCGCCGACGGAAAACCGTTTTCATCGTCGCTGTTTGATCGCACTGCGTGGCCTGGCCGCCTTCATTTTGATGCTGGCCTTGTTTCGTCCTGGCTTGGTCCAGACCGACACCCGTCCGGCCGATGCGACCCTCGTCGTTGCGGTCGACACCTCGCGCAGCATGACCTTTCCCGACGACGAACGAGGCGATCGTTGGACCCATCAACAACAAGCGTGGCGCGAACTCGCCTCGGGCATCGCGGCACTCGACGAATCGATGAGCGTTCGGTTGCTCGGCTACGACAAAACCGCGACGGCATTGGATGATGCTTCGCCCACCGCGTTAGATACCATCACCCCCAAGGGTGACTTAACCGATTTGGCCTCCGCCGCGACCGCAACGATCGCAGCAGCCCAGGGTCAACCACTTGCCGGGGTCGTCTTGATGGGCGACGGCACGCAAACCGCTCCGATCGCAGGGGCCGGTGCCGAGCGCATCGCCCAAACGCTCAAGACGTGGGGGGTCCCCCTGTGGACCGTACCGATCGGGCCCGCAGGTGGCCAATCGGCAAACCGCGATGTCGGCATCGATGCGTTGCCCGAGAGTTTCTCGCTGTTTGCTAAAAACGAATTTGAAGTGAATTTCCAGGTGCAATTGCGAGGTTTGGCAGGCACCGAAGTCCCCCTGCGTCTGCTCTGGATTGACGAACAAGGAAAGGAAACGGTGGCGGCCGAAAGGCGTGTGATCGCCGAAAAAGCCAGCGAGGTGAAGGGCATGACGATCCAAGTGATTGCCCCCGATCCAGGCGTCTATCGCTTGAATGTCGAAGTCGCACCGCAATCGGGTGAATGGGTCACGTCTAACAATACCCAAACCGCGTTTGTCAATGTGCGCGAAGGGGGCGGGCGGATCTTGTATCTCGAGGGCACCGCGCGGATGGAGCAAACGTATCTCCGTGCAGCGCTGCGGCGATTCCCGGATCTCGATTTAACCTACCAATGGATCCCCAGCGACACCGCGTCACGATGGCCCGTCGGCATGCGAGATTGGTTTCAAAAAGGCAAGTTCGATATTTACATCATCGGCGATTTGGACGCCGATGCGATTGGGCGCAAACAACTGGAACAACTGGCCCAAACCGTTTCCGAAGGGGCGGGCTTGGTGATGCTAGGTGGCTACCACAATTATGACGCAGGAGGTTACGCGAACTCGCCGTTGGCCGATGTGCTGCCGATCAAACTCGACGCCTCACGTCGGATCGACATCGCATCGGACCGTGGGGCGAGCGTGAGACAGCAAATCGAAGGGCCAATCACGATGAATCTCGCTCGGGCTCATCCGATCACCGACCTGGGCGGTAGCGATCCTGCGAAGATCTGGGCATCGCTGCCACCATTGCCTGGCGCCAACCGCTTCGTCGGCCCCAAGGTTGCTCCCGGCGTCCAAGTGCTACTTGAAACCCCAGAAAAGGATCCGCTGCTCGTCGTCGGCGAGTACGGCCAAGGACGAACAGCCGCGATCGCATTCGATTCGACTTGGCGGTGGTGGCGTGAAGGGCAAAGCGAAGTCTACCGCCGTTTTTGGAGACAGGTCGCGCTGTGGCTGCTGTCTCGCCAAGAAGATTCCGGGGACCGAATCGTAATCGAGCTCGATTCGCGACGGTTCGCCAACGAAGATCAAACCGAATTTCGAGCACGCTTCACGTCGCTCGCCCCCGAACCCTCGGCGGAGCCATCACCCGAGCCATGGATCGCCGAGGTCATCGACGCGAACCAGCAAGTGACCGTGATCACCGACACGGCGAAATCGACACAAGCGGGGGGCCAATCGATGTCAGGCAAGATCCCCGAACTCGCCCCAGGGTACTATCGTTTACGAATCCAGCCTGAGAATGAAAAGTCGAACCTCAAAGCCGAAACATTGGCGTTTCAAGTGATTGACCAAAGTCGTGAAATGGTGATGCCCGTGGCCGACCCCGGCTACTTGCGACAATTGGCCGAGATCACCCAAGAGCACGGTGGCGGTGCGTTTTCGTTCGAACAGATCGACCAATTGGTCCAACGAATCGCCGATCGTCGCCAACAAGCCGAAGCTCCCGTCGTCGAAAAACATACCCTCGGCGACGACCCGCTCAGCGGTTGGCTGTTGTTTGTGGTATTCGCCGGTGCGTTGTCCACCGAATGGACATTGCGGCGGCGATGGGGATTGGTCTGA